The following is a genomic window from Ictalurus furcatus strain D&B chromosome 14, Billie_1.0, whole genome shotgun sequence.
GATCAATCACAGGAACACTACGCAATCATGGGCGTGTGTATGTGGAAGTGGGTAAATATCGGATACCGAGTGTGTTACACCGCCCCCCTGACACTGCACGAGCAGCAGTTTAAAACGATGCAGTCagctcagaggaagcatgtggtCTGGTTAGTAGCTGCTGCGTGATAGAGAGCTGACTGATAGGTGGgaattgtgattaaggtgtttacatgtctgtaatgcgaataaaacaggaatactccacacgtcttaatttcAATTGTGTTTATTTAGAGTATggctttaatcggattaaggtcatcgataatcgctgtttacatgctagtttcttaatcagagtatcgtctatatcgggttaatatcggaatattgttgtccatgtaaacgtactgactgttttGGTGATTCCTTTACAGTACAGTTGAATATTTTTGCTATGCTCTTATCTCCAGGTCCCTCCATCGGTGAAGCAGTACACAATGAGCCCTTTGGACTGTGCGTCCATCCTATTAGTGATCCAGGGCGAGGCCAGCGCGCTCTCAGACATCATGCTGCACAGGGGTTCCGTGCTGTTCATCTCCGCCAACGAGAGCGTCACGCTGCAGGTGACATCATCTTCCGGGATGATGATGTTCCGGGCCTGCTGTCTTCTCTAGGCAAAAAGTTCAGGATGTATGGTTTTAACCTTCTACCTTTGTTTTAATATTGCTCATTCATCAGCAACTACAAGGGAACAGAACCACTATGGATATAACTTCAGACGCACACTTTGGCAATATGCCAAGTTATAAGAATCAGTATAGtgacatctcacacacacacacacacacacaaaaatatatatgtggTGTCTTTTGCTTGTGGTCCCGTTATTTAAACCGTATAGCAGTTGAATTGAGGTATTGCTATTTTAATAACAGGGTGACGAGTGGATTTATGAAGTGCCCATTTTCTCATCATGAACATATTACGAACATACTTAAGGCCGAGCATGAGAAATCACGATTGCTTTCGTGTTTGCCTGAAGAAAATCCAGTTAAACAAATCTCTCTTGGGGAATTCTTTCTCCTCCCTATTAATAAGCATGTGCTTTAGAAGAAATAGCCCCGTCATCATTAGATTCATCATTTGAATGCGCAGATGCATGTTTTACGTTTAATAAAATAgttgactttttaaaattagcATTCAGTCTAAAAAATAAGGAAGGTTATGCTTATGGTAAGTCAAATCAATTCTTCACTAGGAAAGGTTTTAACCTAGAAGACATGAACGCACATGCTCAAAACAGCAGTCTTGTCACTCTCAAGTCAAACACAACTCACTATTCAGGGACTTTTTAAGTGCAACAATAGCCACTACTGATAAATCTAGTGtatttggggttgttgttttttttttttttaaagaaagcaaaCTGCTTTTACACTTTTTAGTAGGTTTACCCTTTCTAACAGGATGCTTTGTCAAATATGTACTGTGAAAGAGGAAACCAGTGATCAAGTTGCTGataaaaagtgtttttactGTACATGACTTTCGTTTGTATGACTGTGAACGTTGTTACCTGTTCTCtgtaaacacccccccccacaataTAACCTTCTCCTTCCCATCCCCCCCGAGAATGCACTCACTGGAATAACGAAagatattttatgaagtatcttaATATCTGTTTACTGTAAACTCCATGCACTTTTACACGAGGTTGCCCGAAGCGGTTTGTGTCCCAGATCCTTGATCAGAGTTCAGGGTTTGCTACCTCCAGTGAAGGCATGGATTAGCATTTTTGAATCTGCTGTGGCATGAGGTTGTGTAAACTCTACGTAAACCCTAATAAACTACAATTCTGTCTACTCATCGTGTCTCCATTTTAGTTACCTTGTATGACACAAGTTCATTACTTCTGTGACGTCAGTTCATAGcgaggcaccatgcacacacattcacagtccTTTACTCACCTAGGAGCAGTTTGTCAGCATGAtcttgggaagtgggaggaaaccagcaAACCCAGATTAACCTGAGATCAGGATAAGACAGGGGACACAGGTGCCGTTAGGCGTTACCTGCTATGCCATGTGACACCTGAGCAATGCGAGTAAACGAATTAAATAAACCTAAATGTGTTTctgtccctccaggatttcgcggtcgcagaaatgaacgctaAATTAAGCAAACTCCGCGACATTCGGAGGAGCGTGCGATTTTTCGAAATTCAAGCAGATTTGCCGCACATTCAGGTCTAGACGCCTCGTGTGACGTcatattcagccaaagcccttttcGATTCATGTGCGACTGACGtgtgtacagctaaaaggtctcaattaccagcaaacatcactgtgaaagaccgctGTGCAAAACAATATCACACAATCGCAACTTCACCAATTCAATttcgcaaaatcaagcattttggtagcaacaatcacaaaaaattttaatccctgaaatcctgtactgccctgcgatggattggcaccccgtccagggtgtaccccgccttgtgcccgatgctccctgggataggctccaggttccccgtgaccctgaaggaaggctaagcggtatagaagatggatggatggaaatcctATACGGACAGGTTATTCGAATTTGAAATCATGCTGACCAAAACTGTAATTCAATCCAAACAACTACAAACACCTGATACAGCACACATTgtagttaaataaacatttattcgaATTTTATGaatattctttaaaaacaaagtgCTAAGTTTGAAATTTTGTCCACTCAGAACTCGCTGATAATGCATTTGAAATGGACCGATTCACCATAAAGTTGTAACACGCAGTAAACTTTACATATATTATTGTGCTGGAGGATCAGTTGAGCCATTTCAACAATAAACTCCCAATTTTAGGACTGTAGTAGTTGGACTCCGCCGTTGCTGTCCGATTTGCTGTTCACACAAGTTATTCTGTCTTTCGAGTGTTTACACAGTGAGTCCAAGCTGAAAATGTGCTGCTGAATCTGACTGGCTGTGGGTCCCAGAGCCCAGTAAAGCTTCTGTAGGGCCTGGACATCGCCCAAGGCATTATGAGCCGCATAGGAAACCCCAAGCACAGTCTTAACTAAGTTCTCCTGCTTAAAACTGTGGACGCCACGGTGCTTGAGAAGCTGCCGGGTCAATGGGAGACTGTCCAGAAAGCCCACAATTCCAGCCTGGAAGACTGCTTTCAGGTCAAACTCATCCAAAACTCTGGCCAGTACAAGGCAATCAAATCTGCGAATGTTGTGACCCACCAGCAGCGGGCGTCCAAACATACGAAGGAAGGTTATGAAGGACACCAGGGCTTCCTTCAGTGAGTTGGTGAGCACCGGTCTGCGGTGAAGAAAGAGTCGATGACGCCGTACTCTGAAGCCGGTGATTCTGGAAGCACCAGGCTCCATCCTGCATCGAGGAACCATGAAGAGGTTTAATGTGTGATGACCGCTCACCGCTGCAAGCTGAACAATGTCACATGAGGGCCCTGGAGAAGAAATGATCATGGAGTGCATGTTGGAGTCAAGATAAGTCAAGGGAGCTccagtgaaattttttttttcctgattaaaAACACCTGATGGAACATTCTCTACCAGGTAATATGATCTTTACTTTACAAAGCTAGTGTGAAGTATGCCTGCAGTCCTTGCcgaaccctgctgaaaaatccagcttagTCTGACCAGGTACCATCTTCCAAAACACAGACGGGGCTGGACCAAGTGGTAGACCATCTTAGATAGCTGGTAGAAAGGAAACCTCTACTATTGCAACATTGTAGACAAGttcctttaaaagaaaataacataAGTCAACTGGAACATCTATTTAAAAAGCAACAAGGAAGCTGAAAGATAACTTACTAGTTGGCATGGTGGTGGTTCCCTAAAGATACCCTAAAGATGATAACTATGCTCAAGTCTCATTCATTACACAGTGGATAACTTCATCTGGATGTTATAGACTAAAAGCTATAAAAACCCTACTGAAGATCTTTCCAACACACTTGGCACTGCTTGATTCTATACTATACAATTGTAGAAGAGTAACGATTTTTATTCTGACTATCTGCTGTCACCCTGAAAAGGTATCATAgatgagtctggttcttctcaaggtttctttctcatgtAGTATTTTCTGTAGAGTTGTTCCTTTCCTTTCCACCTTCACCACTGGCTTGATCATTAGGGACAAATGTAAATCTTTGTCCATAATGCTTATCCTACGCAGGTCGCaggagagcctggagcttatccctgGAAACTGGGGCACAAGGCTTgggacaccatggatggggtgccaaacAGTCACTGGGCTCAActgcacaaacatttacacattatggacaatttggaaa
Proteins encoded in this region:
- the plex9.2 gene encoding three prime repair exonuclease 4 isoform X1 is translated as MAVSFGETDLPNMVFFDLETTGLGPSCDIVQLAAVSGHHTLNLFMVPRCRMEPGASRITGFRVRRHRLFLHRRPVLTNSLKEALVSFITFLRMFGRPLLVGHNIRRFDCLVLARVLDEFDLKAVFQAGIVGFLDSLPLTRQLLKHRGVHSFKQENLVKTVLGVSYAAHNALGDVQALQKLYWALGPTASQIQQHIFSLDSLCKHSKDRITCVNSKSDSNGGVQLLQS
- the plex9.2 gene encoding three prime repair exonuclease 4 isoform X2 — encoded protein: MVPRCRMEPGASRITGFRVRRHRLFLHRRPVLTNSLKEALVSFITFLRMFGRPLLVGHNIRRFDCLVLARVLDEFDLKAVFQAGIVGFLDSLPLTRQLLKHRGVHSFKQENLVKTVLGVSYAAHNALGDVQALQKLYWALGPTASQIQQHIFSLDSLCKHSKDRITCVNSKSDSNGGVQLLQS